The nucleotide sequence TCCACCGTCATGCGGTCCGTCCTCCTCGGTCCTCGACCTGCCGTGCGCACGGCACGTCCGCGCGGCACGCCCGCGCGCACCGCACCGGCGTGCTACATCGTAGGCCCGCACCGGCCCGCCCGGGCGGCCTCGGCCCGTCACACGGCGGCCGCGCCCAGCGGCGGGTGCGACAATGTCGGCTGATCCGGACTCCGTCCCCACGACCGGCGAGGAGCGGCCCCGATGCCCCGCAGTGCCCGCACCACCCGCCGCCCCGTCCTCCGCTCTGCCCGGGCGACCTGGGTGCTCGTCCCGGTGCTCGCGCTGCTCCTGGTCTGGCTGGTCGCCGGCTGGACGGCGTTCCAGCACCCCCGGACCGACGTCCCGGCGCGCTCGGACGCCCTGCTCGTGCTGGGCCCGCCGGACCGGACCCGCATGGCCGAGGCGCTGCGGCTCATGGACGCCGGAGTGGCGCCCGTGCTGGTCGTGGCGAACCCCGGCACCGGCGACCTCGGCGACGCCTCGGGCCGGGTGTACTACACGCGGGCCGCGCAGACCTGCGCGGGGGGCGGCGAGCAGGACTACGAGGTGATCTGCTTCCGCCCCGACCCCTCGACCACCCAGGGCGAGGCCATGGAGCTGCGCGCACTCAGCGAGCAGCGAGGGTGGGAGCACGTCAGCGCCCTCACCTACCGTCAGCACGTCGCCCGCTCCCGCCTGCTGCTGGAACGCTGCTACGCCGGGGAGCTGGACGTGCTCTCCTTCGACTACCCGGCCGTGCCGCGGGGTCACCTGCGGGAGTTCGTCTACCAGTCCGGCGGCTTCGTGAAGGCCTGGCTCACCCCCGGCTGCGACCAGCAGCTGCCGTGGCGGCCCAAGTCCCTGGACTGAGCGGTCGGCCGGGACCGGTGGCCGTGCTCTGCGGCTCCCGCCTTCCCCCGCCGCAGCCCGAGGGGAAGACTGGGCCCATGACCGACCTGCAGTGCCCCGCCACGGCCGTCCTGCTCGACGACGCCGTCCCTCCCCCGCCGTGGACCGCGCGCCTGCGCGTGGCCGAGCGGTTCACGGCCCGCGGCGCCGAGGAGCTGGTCTCGCTCGTCGAGGACTCCGCCGACCTGTTCCGCGGCGAGACCTTCGTGGTCGCCGCCCCCGCGGGTGACATCGAGGCGGCGCTGCGGCGGCGGAGCGTGCGCGGCCGGGCACCCGTCGTCGTCGAGGTGGACTCCGCGGGGTGGCGGTCCGTGGCAGCCCCCTGACGCCCCGCTCCCCGACGGGGGCCGGTCAGGCAGAGCGCTCGAGCTCGTCGGCCACCCAGCCGTGCACGATGCCCGCGAAGGTGTGCGGGTCGGTGAGCACGCCCATGTGCGCGGTGTCCGTGACGATCCGCGTGACGTGGCCCTCCTCCGGGTCGAGCGCGTCGATCGCGGGGTCGTCGTCCCCCTGGATGAGCAGCACCGGCAGCTCGGTGTGCTCGAGCAGCAGGGGTGTGCGGTCCGGCCGGTCCCGCATGGCCTCCAGGGCCCGGACCACGGCGTCCTCCGGCCAGTCCCGGGCCTGCCGGAGCGCGGCCTCGACGTCCTCCTCGCGGGCGTCCTCCCGGAACGTCCGGGGCATCTGCCGGTCCGCGTAGGCGGCGACGCCGTGCTCCCGCACGGCGTCGAGCACCTCGCACACCCGGTCCGCGTACGCCTCCAGGTCGGCGGCTCCCTCCGGGAGGTCGCCGCCGCCGACGCCCGGCAGGTCCACCGTGAGCACGTCGTGGAAGGCCTCGAGCAGCGGCCGCGCCCGGTCCCACAGCCGCTGGGTGCACAGCAGCCCCGGGAGCAGCAGCAGGGTGGGCGCCCCCGAACCGGAGCGATCGGATCGGAGCACGGCGCTGTCCTTCCGTCGGCGGAGTCCTGGCCGTCAGCCTACGGACCCGGGGGATCCGGTGTCACCGGGCGCCCGTCGGGCGGCCCCCGGCGCTGTGCTGTCCGGCCGGGACCCTAGTGTTTCCGCTGGTGAGGTCGCCCTGACCCCACCGCACCGAAAATCCGAGGAGGACATCACTCTCATGATGGGACCGAGCCATGCGGCCTGCGGGGCGGCCGCATGGGTGGCGCTGACCGCCGACTACCAGCTGCACCTCCAGGACCTCACCGTCCCGATCGGCTGGGGCGTCCTGGACGTCGGCGACACCGGTGTGCTCACCGGGGCGCTCGTCACCGCCGGGGCGGCGCTGCTGCCGGACCTCGACCACCCGGACGGGACCGTGGCCCGGTCCCTGCGCCCGCTCTCCACCTGGCTGGCCCGCGGGATCTGCCGGCTCTCCGGCGGGCACCGGCGCGGCACCCACTCCGTGCTGGGCGTGGCGGTGTTCACCGGCCTGGCCGCCGCGGCG is from Kocuria rosea and encodes:
- a CDS encoding S-adenosyl-L-methionine-binding protein codes for the protein MPRSARTTRRPVLRSARATWVLVPVLALLLVWLVAGWTAFQHPRTDVPARSDALLVLGPPDRTRMAEALRLMDAGVAPVLVVANPGTGDLGDASGRVYYTRAAQTCAGGGEQDYEVICFRPDPSTTQGEAMELRALSEQRGWEHVSALTYRQHVARSRLLLERCYAGELDVLSFDYPAVPRGHLREFVYQSGGFVKAWLTPGCDQQLPWRPKSLD
- a CDS encoding alpha/beta fold hydrolase, giving the protein MLRSDRSGSGAPTLLLLPGLLCTQRLWDRARPLLEAFHDVLTVDLPGVGGGDLPEGAADLEAYADRVCEVLDAVREHGVAAYADRQMPRTFREDAREEDVEAALRQARDWPEDAVVRALEAMRDRPDRTPLLLEHTELPVLLIQGDDDPAIDALDPEEGHVTRIVTDTAHMGVLTDPHTFAGIVHGWVADELERSA